A stretch of the Planctomycetota bacterium genome encodes the following:
- a CDS encoding sigma-70 family RNA polymerase sigma factor: MADVPPVGDSRTDRDLLRAMRRGEDAAARALWGRHAGPLVRYAESMVGAAEAEDVVQSAFVAALQRPPREIRRVRDPAAWLCRLTRNAALNARRAAERRSRWHDRGGRPVGETPPTRGDLPEALAQLDPELRDAVVLRHAYGFTVERLADALGVSRSTAADRYARGLREARNALDDRSKPDAAAPIVVHPEGVHHG; encoded by the coding sequence GTGGCCGACGTTCCGCCAGTCGGCGATTCGCGCACCGATCGCGACCTGCTGCGCGCCATGCGCCGGGGCGAGGACGCCGCGGCCCGCGCGCTCTGGGGCCGCCACGCCGGCCCGCTCGTGCGATACGCCGAGAGCATGGTGGGGGCGGCCGAGGCCGAGGACGTGGTGCAGTCGGCCTTCGTCGCCGCGCTGCAGCGGCCGCCGCGCGAGATCCGCCGCGTCCGCGACCCCGCGGCCTGGCTGTGCCGGCTGACCCGCAACGCCGCCCTGAACGCGCGGCGCGCCGCCGAGCGACGATCCCGATGGCACGATCGCGGCGGCCGTCCCGTCGGCGAGACGCCACCTACTAGGGGCGATCTGCCCGAGGCGCTCGCGCAGCTCGATCCGGAGCTACGCGACGCCGTGGTGCTCCGCCACGCGTACGGATTCACCGTCGAGCGGTTGGCCGATGCGCTGGGCGTCTCGCGGAGCACCGCGGCCGATCGCTACGCCCGGGGCCTGCGAGAAGCCCGCAACGCCCTAGACGATCGATCGAAGCCGGACGCGGCTGCGCCAATCGTCGTCCATCCGGAGGGAGTGCACCATGGCTGA
- a CDS encoding methyltransferase domain-containing protein, whose product MGGSPAANGLAHGFYDEPVLYDVLHAAGTQAEIDGLRRIARELGIDERLAWFEPGCGSGRYLRAAERRGIRVLGVDRSPEMIAYAQRRVRDPRRCRLALGDMQSADPRRLAPAWRFGLAFNTINTIRHLSSDAAVLRHLELVHASLRSGGVYVVGISLSAYGVEQPSEDVWRGARGPLRVTQVVQYEPPGRASPRRERVTSVLHIERPAGDFVLPTNYDLRTYDLRQWRTLVDRSPFEAAGCVDEQGRPIEPTEPGYALWLLRRGGLAH is encoded by the coding sequence ATGGGCGGATCTCCTGCGGCCAACGGGCTTGCGCACGGATTCTACGACGAACCGGTGCTGTACGACGTGCTGCACGCGGCGGGCACGCAGGCGGAGATCGACGGTCTGCGGCGCATCGCGCGCGAGCTGGGCATCGACGAGCGTCTCGCATGGTTCGAGCCGGGCTGTGGCAGCGGGCGGTACCTGCGGGCCGCCGAGCGACGGGGCATACGCGTGCTCGGCGTCGATCGCTCGCCGGAGATGATCGCCTACGCGCAGCGGCGGGTGCGGGACCCGCGCCGCTGCAGGCTCGCGCTGGGCGACATGCAATCCGCCGACCCGAGGCGGCTCGCGCCGGCGTGGCGCTTCGGCCTGGCGTTCAACACGATCAACACGATCCGCCACCTCTCGAGCGACGCCGCGGTGCTGCGGCACCTGGAACTGGTGCACGCCTCGCTCCGGTCCGGCGGCGTGTACGTCGTCGGCATCAGCCTGTCGGCCTACGGCGTGGAGCAGCCCTCCGAGGACGTGTGGCGGGGCGCCCGCGGGCCGCTGCGCGTGACGCAGGTGGTGCAGTACGAGCCACCCGGGCGCGCGTCGCCACGGCGGGAGCGGGTCACCAGCGTGCTGCACATCGAGCGGCCGGCCGGCGACTTCGTGCTGCCGACGAACTACGACCTGCGGACCTACGACCTCCGCCAGTGGCGAACACTCGTCGATCGCTCGCCGTTCGAGGCCGCCGGCTGCGTCGACGAGCAGGGCCGCCCCATCGAGCCCACCGAGCCGGGCTACGCGCTCTGGCTGCTCCGCCGAGGCGGATTGGCGCACTAG
- a CDS encoding C45 family peptidase: MTAASAAPHINEAAPVPRYWLPGRPQDAGYAHGRAITELLAPAFADRYIARVARANRVDRAALDAQAARWMEHLPEPYRLEIDAMAAGARVPADGVAQFLYADIAGPSSPYAARPDAGDPPGPMCSAIAHRIRDGLLVARNCDWLPATLSRATAAVGHARPGHLPVLAVGIRGDIDIDTGLNAAGLWLHLHTMHATDAPALARPGGGPRPLISWLFWGRYALETCETLDDVDRLLAKTRRDRGVMVVAAHGPSRTAAVFECHHASHERRDLEPGDAPCLLATNHPWHKHPDRARAMRSKTGATIARAERLKEASGGLNDATTPEHLQHILADARVEMRADPATPDRPLRTIYSSVCDIASGELRFASGREDPERPAASGGVFERVELPWG, encoded by the coding sequence ATGACGGCAGCCAGCGCCGCGCCGCACATCAACGAGGCCGCACCCGTGCCCCGGTACTGGCTGCCCGGCCGGCCGCAGGACGCCGGCTACGCGCACGGCCGGGCGATCACCGAACTGCTCGCGCCCGCCTTCGCCGATCGCTACATCGCCCGCGTTGCGCGCGCCAACCGCGTCGATCGAGCCGCGCTCGATGCGCAGGCCGCCCGCTGGATGGAGCACCTGCCCGAGCCCTACCGCCTCGAGATCGATGCCATGGCGGCGGGCGCGCGCGTGCCGGCCGACGGCGTCGCGCAGTTCCTGTACGCCGACATCGCGGGCCCCAGCTCGCCCTACGCCGCGAGGCCCGACGCCGGTGATCCGCCCGGGCCCATGTGCAGCGCCATCGCGCACCGCATCCGCGATGGGTTGCTGGTCGCCCGCAACTGCGATTGGCTGCCGGCGACGCTCTCGCGCGCCACCGCGGCGGTGGGCCACGCCCGGCCCGGCCACCTGCCCGTGCTGGCCGTCGGCATCCGCGGCGACATCGACATCGATACCGGCCTCAACGCCGCCGGCCTCTGGCTGCACCTGCACACCATGCACGCGACCGACGCCCCGGCCCTCGCCCGGCCCGGCGGCGGGCCCCGGCCGCTCATCTCGTGGCTCTTCTGGGGTCGCTACGCCCTGGAGACCTGCGAGACGCTCGACGATGTCGATCGCCTTCTGGCCAAGACCCGCCGCGACCGGGGCGTGATGGTGGTGGCCGCCCACGGCCCCAGCCGGACGGCCGCGGTCTTCGAGTGCCACCACGCGTCTCACGAGCGGCGGGACCTCGAGCCGGGCGACGCACCGTGCCTGCTGGCGACCAACCATCCCTGGCACAAGCACCCCGACCGCGCACGAGCCATGCGATCCAAGACCGGGGCCACCATCGCACGGGCCGAGCGGCTGAAGGAAGCCAGCGGCGGCCTCAACGACGCAACGACGCCCGAGCACCTTCAGCACATCCTGGCCGATGCTCGCGTCGAGATGCGGGCCGACCCGGCCACGCCCGACCGCCCGCTCAGGACCATCTACAGCAGCGTGTGCGACATCGCGTCGGGCGAGCTGCGGTTCGCATCGGGCCGCGAGGACCCCGAACGCCCCGCGGCCAGCGGGGGAGTGTTCGAGCGAGTGGAGTTGCCGTGGGGGTGA
- a CDS encoding DUF4349 domain-containing protein — protein sequence MSEAEKRATLDRLASVPSAFVEQGWTVSNEPRSLSPSGRAIVRRATIELRVADVRGAYEAAIAMLEPGEFVENSRVSGQRGDMVASATLRITATRLDDVLAGLRRLPGVAAVEREDRSASDATDVLTDLEARLRNEERIEAELLELLANRAEAPLADVLRVREALGEVRLDIERLEAQCAATTARVALATLRGEIQRVQAEPDASSGGAGKTSFLVSMREALARGGGTLADSAAWIVEVFVGGLLAWLGLAAVGVWVYRTLRWRATWS from the coding sequence ATGAGCGAGGCCGAAAAACGCGCCACGCTCGATCGCCTCGCCAGCGTGCCGTCCGCGTTCGTGGAACAGGGCTGGACCGTCTCGAACGAACCGCGGTCGCTCTCGCCCAGTGGCCGCGCCATCGTGCGTCGCGCAACGATCGAGCTGCGCGTGGCGGACGTTCGTGGCGCCTACGAGGCCGCGATTGCGATGCTGGAACCCGGCGAGTTCGTCGAAAACAGTCGGGTGTCCGGCCAGCGCGGCGACATGGTGGCGAGCGCCACGCTGCGGATCACGGCTACTCGGCTGGACGACGTGCTCGCAGGCCTCCGCCGCCTGCCCGGCGTGGCGGCCGTCGAGCGCGAGGATCGATCCGCGAGCGACGCCACCGACGTGCTGACCGATCTGGAAGCGCGTCTGCGCAACGAGGAACGCATCGAGGCCGAACTGCTCGAATTGCTCGCGAACCGAGCGGAAGCGCCGCTGGCCGACGTGCTGCGCGTCCGCGAGGCGCTCGGCGAGGTGCGGCTTGACATCGAGCGGCTCGAGGCGCAGTGCGCCGCGACCACCGCCCGTGTGGCGCTGGCGACGCTGCGGGGCGAGATCCAGCGGGTCCAGGCGGAGCCAGACGCTTCCTCCGGCGGCGCGGGGAAGACCAGCTTTCTCGTCTCCATGCGGGAGGCGCTGGCACGCGGTGGTGGCACCCTTGCGGACTCTGCTGCCTGGATCGTCGAGGTCTTCGTGGGCGGCCTGCTCGCGTGGCTGGGCCTGGCGGCCGTCGGCGTGTGGGTCTACCGCACGCTCCGGTGGCGCGCGACCTGGTCGTAG
- a CDS encoding RNA polymerase sigma factor, with the protein MQRPRGPRPRGRARDVDAGDPPRREVRGRSSFATWVYRIAIHRCRDAVRREGRHAVLRSQSGSHARRVSRSLVVDAASEDSQPDRLGDVLGLLWQPDREALLLCHMRGMTHEQAASVLGIPLGTLKTRVHRAMRQLRGSLETEEPTP; encoded by the coding sequence GTGCAACGGCCGCGAGGACCTCGCCCGCGAGGTCGTGCAAGAGACGTGGATGCGGGTGATCCGCCACGCCGCGAAGTCCGGGGGCGGAGCAGCTTCGCGACGTGGGTATACCGCATCGCGATCCACCGCTGCCGCGACGCAGTGCGACGCGAGGGGCGGCACGCGGTACTCCGAAGCCAATCGGGATCGCACGCCCGCCGCGTGTCGCGTTCGCTGGTCGTTGACGCCGCCTCCGAAGACTCCCAGCCCGATCGGCTGGGCGACGTGCTGGGTCTCTTGTGGCAACCCGACCGTGAGGCGCTGCTGCTGTGCCACATGCGGGGCATGACCCACGAGCAGGCGGCATCCGTCCTCGGCATCCCGCTCGGCACGCTCAAGACACGGGTCCACCGCGCAATGCGGCAGCTCCGCGGGAGCCTCGAGACGGAGGAGCCCACGCCATGA
- a CDS encoding type I phosphomannose isomerase catalytic subunit, whose amino-acid sequence MSAAPHPLLLQPTLFEKVWGGRRLELFGKPLPASANIGESWELADLDATSASGAGGGSVSSVIETGGMRGRTIRDVVAAWGEDLLGAVDAPEGRFPLLIKYLDAREDLSIQVHPTAGYATRHPGAHVKTECWYVVEADPHARILKGLAPGVVASDVIEAAQSGGDVPVLLHAAPSRVGDLHTLPTGTIHALGAGTLVAEVQTPSDTTFRVYDWAREFGRTDRELHLDEAAECILEGPPPASTRLPRHDEAGRLCALDAFTIDEARPAPSDEIPLAFDGRCQVLMLVSGMGEVVFGDGEPLVIHAGHTVVVPAVCADEASFANDAGTPPGRTRLLRVGVGAAD is encoded by the coding sequence GTGTCCGCCGCCCCCCATCCACTGCTGCTGCAACCCACGCTCTTCGAGAAGGTCTGGGGCGGCCGACGCCTCGAACTGTTCGGCAAGCCCCTGCCGGCCAGTGCGAACATCGGCGAGAGCTGGGAGCTGGCCGACCTCGACGCCACGAGCGCCAGCGGCGCGGGTGGCGGCTCGGTCTCGAGCGTGATCGAGACTGGCGGCATGCGCGGTCGGACAATCCGCGACGTCGTCGCAGCCTGGGGCGAGGACCTGCTGGGCGCTGTCGACGCGCCGGAGGGCCGCTTCCCGCTGCTCATCAAGTACCTCGACGCGCGCGAGGATCTGTCGATCCAGGTCCATCCCACCGCCGGCTACGCCACGCGGCATCCGGGTGCGCACGTGAAGACCGAGTGCTGGTACGTCGTGGAGGCCGACCCGCACGCCCGGATCCTCAAGGGACTCGCGCCCGGCGTGGTGGCGAGCGATGTGATCGAGGCCGCGCAGAGCGGCGGCGACGTGCCGGTGCTCTTGCACGCGGCGCCGTCCCGCGTGGGCGACCTGCACACGCTACCGACGGGGACGATCCACGCGCTCGGGGCCGGCACGCTCGTGGCTGAGGTGCAGACGCCCAGCGACACGACGTTCCGCGTGTACGACTGGGCCCGCGAGTTCGGTCGGACGGACCGCGAGCTGCACCTGGACGAGGCCGCGGAGTGCATCCTGGAGGGCCCGCCGCCCGCGAGCACGCGGCTGCCTCGGCACGATGAGGCCGGCCGGCTGTGCGCGCTCGACGCCTTCACGATCGACGAGGCCCGCCCCGCGCCGAGCGACGAGATCCCGCTGGCCTTCGATGGCCGCTGCCAGGTGCTGATGCTCGTCTCGGGCATGGGCGAGGTCGTGTTCGGCGATGGCGAGCCGCTGGTGATCCACGCCGGGCACACGGTGGTCGTCCCCGCCGTCTGCGCCGACGAGGCGAGCTTCGCCAACGACGCGGGCACGCCCCCCGGACGGACACGGCTGCTGCGGGTCGGGGTCGGGGCGGCGGACTGA
- a CDS encoding FabA/FabZ family ACP-dehydratase has translation MTTISSEPGPAGPPPATPGPGTEAKGLLFPINHIDFATQAFDTEGVERVLPHRGHMRLLDRIVWHNDGYTQAVAAKRLTDDDFWVAGHFPGQPLFPGVLQIEAGAQLACFMFLIRQDRPYIAAFLRIENAAFRSMVAPGDELVILGREIKFGRRRFSADIQGVVNDKIAFEAAISGMAMVPNEGTDAAISGHGTDRG, from the coding sequence ATGACGACCATCTCGAGCGAGCCGGGGCCCGCGGGACCACCCCCCGCGACGCCCGGCCCGGGCACGGAGGCCAAGGGGCTGCTCTTCCCGATCAACCACATCGACTTCGCGACCCAGGCCTTCGACACCGAGGGCGTGGAGCGGGTGCTGCCCCATCGCGGCCACATGCGGCTGCTCGACCGCATCGTGTGGCACAACGACGGCTACACGCAGGCCGTCGCGGCCAAGCGGCTGACGGACGACGACTTCTGGGTCGCGGGTCACTTCCCGGGCCAGCCCCTCTTCCCCGGCGTGCTCCAGATCGAGGCCGGCGCCCAGCTGGCCTGCTTCATGTTCCTGATCCGCCAGGACCGCCCGTACATCGCGGCCTTCCTGCGCATCGAGAATGCCGCCTTCCGCTCGATGGTCGCCCCGGGCGACGAGCTGGTGATCCTGGGCCGCGAGATCAAGTTCGGCCGCCGCCGCTTCAGCGCGGACATCCAGGGCGTCGTCAACGACAAGATCGCCTTCGAGGCCGCCATCTCCGGCATGGCCATGGTGCCCAACGAGGGCACCGACGCCGCAATCAGCGGGCACGGCACCGATCGCGGCTAG
- a CDS encoding histone H1: MRGAPTRLAVGDTLVEKYDQMKQILESIAEDLDKAKGGNKAAGTRVRSAMQDIKNLAQEVRKEVLDMRKQE; this comes from the coding sequence GTGCGAGGGGCGCCAACCCGGCTCGCCGTGGGAGACACGCTCGTGGAGAAGTATGATCAGATGAAACAGATCCTCGAGTCCATCGCGGAAGACCTCGACAAGGCCAAGGGCGGCAACAAGGCCGCCGGCACGCGTGTCCGATCGGCGATGCAGGACATCAAGAACCTCGCCCAGGAGGTCCGCAAGGAGGTCCTGGACATGCGCAAGCAGGAATGA
- a CDS encoding aminoglycoside phosphotransferase family protein has protein sequence MSEAPSNAAALDAGDPLALGAMLAPVVREAAGPGLGEIEWFRTSWQRGGSATGNATWTHADGSHSPCVVKVPVGPDERRWVSALGDCGADGWSSSASLAKPTPRLLASAEVLGPYDMCWLVTERFEGKPVSAELGERPLAELLDAAASFQARAARIRPPAGRPWDPDWEKLIGHARAMAREDTFDHARQWHVALKHAHRLVPRCLDLWLRRPTSAWLHGDLHPANAMWRANDDGVRHVALIDLALVRPGHWSEDALYLERQFWGRRDRLHGVRPLSYMARARREAGLPIEDEYGKLANAKRLLAAAAAPANLDHEGDATYLAGALDVLERTVRTLGG, from the coding sequence ATGTCTGAAGCCCCCTCCAACGCGGCGGCCCTGGACGCCGGCGATCCGCTGGCGCTCGGGGCCATGCTCGCCCCGGTCGTCCGGGAGGCGGCCGGACCCGGCCTGGGCGAGATCGAGTGGTTCCGCACCAGCTGGCAGCGCGGCGGTTCGGCCACCGGCAACGCGACCTGGACCCACGCCGACGGCTCGCATTCGCCGTGCGTGGTCAAGGTCCCCGTTGGTCCCGACGAGCGGCGATGGGTCTCGGCCCTGGGCGACTGCGGTGCCGACGGCTGGTCGAGCTCCGCGAGCCTGGCCAAGCCCACGCCGCGTCTGCTGGCGTCTGCCGAGGTTCTCGGACCTTACGACATGTGCTGGCTGGTCACCGAGCGGTTCGAGGGCAAGCCGGTGTCGGCCGAACTGGGCGAACGGCCGCTGGCCGAGCTGCTCGACGCGGCGGCGAGCTTCCAGGCTCGGGCCGCCCGCATCCGCCCGCCCGCCGGCCGGCCCTGGGACCCCGACTGGGAGAAGCTCATCGGGCACGCCCGGGCCATGGCCCGCGAGGACACCTTCGACCACGCGCGGCAGTGGCACGTCGCCCTCAAGCACGCCCACCGGCTCGTGCCCCGCTGCCTGGACCTGTGGCTCCGGCGGCCCACCAGCGCCTGGCTGCACGGCGACCTGCACCCCGCCAATGCGATGTGGCGGGCCAACGACGACGGCGTACGGCACGTGGCGCTGATCGATCTGGCGCTCGTCCGCCCCGGCCACTGGAGCGAGGACGCGCTCTACCTCGAGCGGCAGTTCTGGGGTCGCCGCGACCGTCTCCACGGCGTCCGGCCGCTGTCCTACATGGCCCGGGCCCGGCGGGAGGCCGGCCTTCCCATCGAGGACGAGTACGGCAAGCTGGCCAACGCCAAGCGGTTGCTGGCAGCGGCGGCGGCGCCCGCAAACCTCGATCACGAGGGCGACGCGACCTACCTGGCCGGCGCTCTGGACGTCCTGGAGCGGACCGTCCGGACCCTCGGGGGCTAG
- a CDS encoding gamma-glutamyl-gamma-aminobutyrate hydrolase family protein (Members of this family of hydrolases with an active site Cys residue belong to MEROPS family C26.) encodes MDKHPEDRPARPVIAIAGDVDRAPGTPPMPRAACRLGYVDAVAAAGGLPLVVPPRAELLGDVLGLADGVLLIGGDDPRTEPFGVPTDPRVTPVDPLRQAFDVALLGELGSRPELPVLGVCYGMQMMALIAGGRLDQHLPDTLGAAADVHWGGEHAIEPVGNAPAWLREAAGERPCSRHRQAMTDAGALDVIGVAPDGVIEAVRDASRTFFVGVQWHPERSGERMLGLGVYRAFVSECVSGRMHAALGGARRRDV; translated from the coding sequence TTGGATAAGCACCCCGAAGATCGGCCCGCGCGGCCCGTCATCGCCATCGCGGGCGACGTGGATCGGGCCCCGGGCACGCCGCCCATGCCCCGGGCCGCGTGCCGGCTGGGCTACGTCGACGCGGTCGCCGCCGCCGGTGGGCTGCCGCTGGTCGTGCCGCCGCGGGCGGAGCTCCTCGGCGACGTGCTCGGCCTCGCGGATGGCGTGCTGCTCATCGGCGGCGACGACCCCAGGACCGAGCCCTTCGGCGTCCCCACCGATCCTCGAGTCACGCCCGTCGACCCGCTGCGGCAGGCCTTCGACGTGGCGCTGCTTGGAGAGCTGGGCTCCCGGCCCGAGCTGCCGGTGCTCGGGGTCTGCTACGGGATGCAGATGATGGCGCTGATCGCGGGCGGCCGGCTCGACCAGCACCTGCCCGACACCCTCGGTGCCGCCGCCGATGTCCATTGGGGGGGCGAGCACGCGATCGAGCCCGTCGGCAACGCGCCCGCCTGGCTCCGCGAGGCGGCCGGCGAGCGGCCCTGCAGCAGGCACCGCCAGGCGATGACCGACGCGGGGGCGCTCGACGTTATCGGCGTAGCCCCCGACGGCGTGATCGAGGCAGTCCGGGACGCCTCTCGGACGTTCTTCGTCGGCGTGCAGTGGCATCCCGAGCGCAGCGGCGAGCGGATGCTCGGCCTGGGTGTCTACCGGGCCTTCGTTTCCGAGTGTGTTTCGGGTAGGATGCACGCGGCCCTCGGAGGTGCCCGTCGCCGGGATGTCTGA
- a CDS encoding proline dehydrogenase family protein: MAFFTRKPKPTASAVGPARATRGLAEGVAASLEARIESIGRDMLDRAHDHKAGLLSKSFYSDKLMDWSMRDHGFKVEMFRFVDTFPVLTTSDMVHEHLSDYLDQPHVKLPPGMDLGLKAGGMAKGLMTKTISGQIEGMARKFIAGTDAASALPGLKKLWADGIAFSVDLLGEACVSDDEADGYKAKYLDLIENLPASVSDWKANARLERDHLGSIPRTNVSIKISSLSAKDDPIDTEGAIGDLMFRIVPILESARDRGVFVNFDMEQFEHKDLTLELFFRCCEAVDFQAGLAMQAYLKSGVDDARRVCEWAGRTGRIVTVRLVKGAYWDYETIHAEQEGWPCPVWNAKWQTDKCFEDMCRVFLDSTPTGEPTEGLGPTSLEPGRGGVKLALGSHNVRSIAAALAYMDEKQLPREAIELQMLHGMADQLKHAATEMGLRIREYVPVGEMIPGMAYLVRRLLENTSNESWLKAGFLDEADPAQLLAPPAPAAGVNGQADPADLCTIAPERHQLSRSDAGVGNGRPFATEPLRDFSKKGSREAFARAIAASEVPAVANDRTPEQAAEMVQRAHEAFPAWRDAAPRKRAAVLVRAAAAMRERRDELSGIIIKENGKDWRNADADVAEAIDFCEYYAREAIHLFDRQRLGRYIGELDEQWYQPRGVAVVISPWNFPLAIACGMTTAALVTGNTIILKPAEQTPGIARVLFDILAGAMRTEFGTSHADAMHFCPAPGETTGAALVRDPRVSILAFTGSKAVGLDIIQAAGVTPEAQLHVKKVVCEMGGKNAIIVDSSADLDEAVLGVRGSAFGFQGQKCSACSRCIVVDPQGPTGPHIAAFTRRLVASTRSLVIGDPMDPGTDVGPVIDDEAAGNIRRHIDAAQREGLALELGMQPPEGLAGRVGKPYVGPHVFAGVEAGHTLAQQEVFGPVLAIMHAANYDEALRIANQHAYKLTGGVFTRKPTHIERAKRDLRVGNLYINRSITGALVGRQPFGGFGMSGVGSKAGGGDYLLQFVEPRASCENTMRRGFAPEL, translated from the coding sequence ATGGCCTTTTTTACCCGCAAGCCCAAGCCGACCGCCTCCGCCGTGGGGCCCGCCCGCGCCACGCGTGGGCTGGCCGAGGGCGTGGCCGCCTCCCTCGAGGCCCGCATCGAGTCCATCGGCCGAGACATGCTGGATCGCGCCCACGACCACAAGGCCGGCCTGCTCAGCAAGTCGTTCTATAGCGACAAGCTGATGGACTGGTCGATGCGGGACCACGGCTTCAAGGTCGAGATGTTCCGCTTCGTGGACACCTTCCCGGTGCTGACCACCAGCGACATGGTGCACGAGCACCTGAGCGACTATCTCGACCAGCCGCACGTCAAGCTGCCCCCCGGCATGGACCTGGGGCTCAAGGCCGGCGGCATGGCCAAGGGCCTGATGACCAAGACCATCTCGGGCCAGATCGAGGGCATGGCGCGGAAGTTCATCGCGGGCACCGACGCCGCCAGTGCGCTGCCCGGGCTCAAGAAGCTCTGGGCCGACGGCATCGCGTTCAGCGTGGATCTGCTGGGCGAGGCCTGCGTTAGCGACGACGAGGCCGACGGCTACAAGGCCAAGTACCTCGACCTCATCGAGAACCTGCCCGCCTCGGTCTCGGACTGGAAGGCCAACGCGAGGCTGGAGCGGGACCACCTAGGCAGCATCCCGCGGACGAACGTGTCGATCAAGATCAGCTCGCTGAGCGCCAAGGACGACCCGATCGACACCGAGGGCGCCATCGGGGACCTGATGTTCCGCATCGTGCCCATCCTCGAGAGCGCCCGCGACCGCGGCGTCTTCGTGAACTTCGACATGGAGCAGTTCGAGCACAAGGACCTCACGCTCGAGTTGTTCTTCCGCTGCTGCGAGGCCGTCGACTTCCAGGCCGGCCTGGCGATGCAGGCCTACCTCAAGAGCGGCGTCGACGACGCCCGCCGCGTGTGCGAGTGGGCGGGGCGCACGGGCCGCATTGTGACCGTCCGCCTGGTCAAGGGCGCATACTGGGACTACGAGACCATCCACGCCGAGCAAGAGGGCTGGCCCTGCCCGGTGTGGAACGCCAAGTGGCAGACCGACAAGTGCTTCGAGGACATGTGCCGCGTGTTCCTCGACTCCACGCCCACCGGCGAGCCGACCGAAGGACTCGGCCCGACAAGCCTGGAACCCGGCCGGGGCGGCGTGAAGCTCGCGCTCGGCTCGCACAACGTGCGCTCCATCGCCGCCGCTCTTGCATACATGGACGAGAAGCAGCTGCCGCGCGAGGCCATCGAACTGCAGATGCTGCACGGCATGGCCGACCAGCTCAAGCACGCCGCGACCGAGATGGGCCTGCGTATTCGCGAGTACGTGCCCGTGGGCGAGATGATCCCGGGGATGGCCTACCTCGTGCGCCGATTGCTGGAGAACACCAGCAACGAGAGCTGGCTGAAGGCCGGCTTCCTGGACGAGGCCGATCCCGCGCAGCTGCTGGCGCCTCCCGCGCCGGCGGCGGGCGTCAACGGGCAGGCCGACCCCGCCGACTTGTGCACCATTGCACCCGAGCGTCACCAGCTCAGCCGCAGCGACGCTGGCGTCGGCAACGGCCGGCCGTTCGCGACCGAACCGCTGCGGGATTTCTCGAAGAAGGGCAGCCGCGAGGCCTTCGCGCGGGCCATCGCCGCCAGCGAGGTGCCCGCGGTCGCCAACGATCGCACTCCCGAGCAGGCCGCCGAGATGGTGCAGCGGGCGCACGAGGCCTTCCCGGCCTGGCGCGACGCGGCCCCGCGGAAGCGGGCCGCCGTGCTGGTGCGCGCCGCCGCGGCGATGCGAGAGCGCCGCGACGAGCTGAGCGGCATCATCATCAAGGAGAATGGCAAGGACTGGCGCAACGCCGACGCCGACGTGGCCGAGGCCATCGACTTCTGCGAGTACTACGCGCGCGAGGCCATCCACCTGTTCGATCGCCAGCGGCTAGGCAGGTACATCGGCGAGCTGGACGAGCAGTGGTACCAGCCGCGAGGCGTCGCGGTCGTCATCTCTCCGTGGAACTTCCCGCTGGCGATCGCCTGCGGCATGACGACGGCGGCGCTGGTCACGGGCAATACGATCATCCTCAAGCCCGCGGAGCAGACGCCGGGCATCGCGCGGGTCCTGTTCGACATCCTGGCCGGGGCGATGCGGACCGAGTTCGGCACGTCGCACGCCGACGCGATGCACTTCTGCCCCGCGCCGGGCGAGACCACGGGCGCCGCCCTCGTGCGGGACCCCCGCGTGTCCATCCTGGCCTTCACCGGGAGCAAGGCGGTGGGCCTGGACATCATCCAGGCCGCCGGCGTGACGCCCGAGGCGCAGCTGCACGTCAAGAAGGTCGTGTGCGAGATGGGCGGCAAGAACGCCATCATCGTCGATAGCTCGGCCGACCTCGACGAGGCCGTGCTCGGCGTCCGCGGCAGCGCCTTCGGCTTCCAGGGCCAGAAGTGCAGCGCTTGCTCGCGGTGCATCGTGGTCGATCCGCAGGGACCCACCGGGCCGCACATCGCCGCGTTCACGCGGCGGCTTGTGGCGTCGACGCGATCGCTAGTCATCGGCGACCCCATGGACCCCGGCACCGACGTGGGCCCGGTCATCGACGACGAGGCCGCCGGCAACATCCGCCGCCACATCGATGCCGCCCAGCGGGAGGGGCTCGCGCTCGAGCTGGGCATGCAGCCGCCCGAGGGCCTGGCCGGCCGCGTCGGCAAGCCCTACGTCGGCCCGCACGTCTTCGCGGGCGTCGAAGCCGGGCACACGCTGGCGCAGCAGGAGGTCTTCGGCCCGGTGCTGGCCATCATGCACGCGGCCAACTACGACGAGGCGCTGCGGATCGCCAACCAGCACGCCTATAAGCTGACCGGCGGCGTGTTCACCCGCAAGCCCACGCACATCGAGCGGGCCAAGCGGGACCTCCGTGTGGGCAACCTGTACATCAACCGCAGCATCACCGGCGCGCTCGTCGGGCGGCAGCCCTTCGGCGGCTTCGGCATGTCGGGCGTGGGCAGCAAGGCCGGCGGCGGCGACTACCTGCTGCAGTTCGTCGAGCCCCGTGCCAGCTGCGAGAACACAATGCGGCGGGGATTTGCGCCGGAACTCTGA